A stretch of the Agromyces larvae genome encodes the following:
- a CDS encoding dihydrolipoyl dehydrogenase family protein translates to MVREVDVVVIGAGPVGENVADRAKAGGLDVVIVERELVGGECSYWACVPSKTLLRSAAALRAAQRVPGAAEAVTGELDVAAVLRRRNEWVSDWSDAGGEEWLRGAGIGLERGHARLAGLRRVVVEHADGSTTELAARHAVVIATGTDAAVPDLPGLADARPWTSREATSAQTAPARLAIIGGGVVAVEMATAYAGFGSEVTVLARSSLLGGMEPFAGEAAADGLRGLGASVHLGARLVSAARDDRDQVVIEVEGGEPVVADEVLVATGRAPRTADLGLDTVGLAPGDWIEVDDTLLVAGEPAGEAGWLYAVGDVNRRALLTHQGKYQARAAGDVIAARAAGGLVDDADWGVHVATADHAAVPQVVFAEPECASVGLTEAAAERAGRRTRVLDVPLGSASGSGIHGDGPGGRARLVVDRDRETVIGATFVGPDIAELLHAATIAIVGEVPIRRLWHAVPAFPTVSEIWLRLLEALGRPDAPGDRGASAPDEGAAA, encoded by the coding sequence ATGGTGCGCGAGGTCGATGTCGTGGTGATCGGAGCCGGGCCGGTGGGCGAGAACGTCGCCGACCGGGCGAAGGCCGGCGGGCTCGACGTGGTGATCGTCGAGCGCGAACTCGTCGGCGGCGAGTGCTCGTACTGGGCGTGCGTGCCGTCGAAGACGCTGCTGCGCAGCGCCGCCGCACTGCGCGCCGCGCAACGGGTGCCGGGGGCCGCCGAGGCGGTGACCGGCGAGCTCGACGTCGCCGCGGTGCTCCGCCGACGCAACGAGTGGGTCTCCGACTGGAGCGATGCGGGCGGCGAGGAGTGGCTGCGCGGCGCGGGCATCGGGCTCGAGCGCGGGCACGCGCGGCTCGCGGGGCTCCGCCGTGTCGTGGTCGAGCACGCCGACGGGTCCACGACCGAGCTCGCCGCGCGGCACGCCGTGGTGATCGCGACCGGCACCGACGCCGCCGTTCCCGATCTGCCCGGGCTCGCGGACGCGCGGCCGTGGACGAGCCGTGAGGCCACCAGCGCCCAGACCGCTCCCGCCCGGCTCGCGATCATCGGCGGCGGAGTCGTCGCGGTCGAGATGGCGACCGCCTACGCGGGGTTCGGCTCCGAGGTGACGGTCCTCGCCCGCAGCAGCCTGCTCGGCGGTATGGAGCCGTTCGCCGGCGAGGCGGCGGCCGACGGATTGCGGGGGCTCGGAGCATCCGTGCATCTCGGCGCACGACTCGTCTCGGCGGCGCGCGACGACCGCGACCAGGTGGTGATCGAGGTCGAAGGCGGCGAGCCCGTCGTGGCCGACGAGGTGCTCGTCGCGACCGGCCGCGCACCGCGCACCGCGGACCTCGGCCTCGACACGGTCGGACTCGCGCCGGGCGACTGGATCGAGGTCGACGACACCCTGCTCGTCGCGGGCGAACCCGCAGGCGAGGCCGGCTGGCTGTACGCGGTCGGCGACGTGAACCGCCGCGCCCTGCTCACCCACCAGGGCAAGTACCAGGCCCGCGCCGCGGGCGACGTGATCGCGGCGCGCGCCGCGGGCGGCCTGGTCGACGACGCCGACTGGGGCGTGCACGTCGCCACCGCCGACCATGCCGCGGTGCCGCAGGTCGTGTTCGCCGAACCCGAGTGCGCGTCGGTCGGGCTCACCGAGGCCGCCGCCGAGCGGGCGGGGCGACGCACCCGGGTGCTCGACGTGCCGCTCGGCTCGGCGTCGGGCTCGGGCATCCACGGCGACGGCCCCGGCGGCCGAGCCCGCCTGGTCGTCGACCGTGATCGCGAGACGGTGATCGGCGCGACGTTCGTGGGACCGGATATCGCCGAACTGCTGCACGCCGCGACGATCGCGATCGTCGGCGAGGTGCCGATCCGTCGGCTCTGGCACGCGGTGCCCGCGTTCCCGACCGTGAGCGAGATCTGGTTGCGGCTGCTCGAAGCGCTCGGGCGACCGGATGCTCCGGGCGACCGGGGCGCTTCGGCCCCCGACGAGGGCGCGGCCGCATGA
- a CDS encoding Fe-S oxidoreductase — translation MNRTVRVRPLDSWISRVGYWWATAVGFVWGFVWSTGRIEVRHGLIVFTGMPKWTFGRGGACVGRCYLTDRNTGERVLGHEAVHRRQWQRYGMLFPLLYLAAGRDPLRNRFEIEAGLEAGGYVRADGTPRVPARPRRR, via the coding sequence ATGAACCGCACCGTCCGCGTGCGACCGCTGGACTCGTGGATCAGCCGGGTCGGCTACTGGTGGGCGACCGCCGTCGGTTTCGTGTGGGGGTTCGTGTGGAGCACCGGTCGCATCGAGGTGCGCCACGGGCTCATCGTGTTCACGGGGATGCCGAAGTGGACGTTCGGTCGCGGCGGGGCGTGCGTGGGCCGCTGCTACCTCACCGACCGCAACACCGGCGAGCGGGTGCTCGGCCATGAGGCGGTGCACCGGCGCCAGTGGCAGCGGTACGGCATGCTCTTCCCGCTGCTGTACCTGGCCGCCGGACGCGACCCGTTGCGCAACCGGTTCGAGATCGAGGCCGGGCTCGAGGCCGGCGGCTACGTTCGGGCGGACGGGACCCCGAGGGTTCCCGCCCGCCCGCGACGCCGCTGA
- a CDS encoding arginase family protein yields the protein MPARFIVVPVWQGGGSARAMSHADGASAIQGDLPASATIAVEVPVEAGEALGTGVRRYSSLRRVRERTEAALAGVTGLAITIGGDCAAAVAAVAHAARSGDGPLAVLWLDAHPDLHTPETSPSGNFGGMALRAVTGEGADGLALGPDERVEPGRIVLGGARSIDDEERRFIDEHGIAALTVGQLGDPATVIAALEATGAARVFVHVDLDVLDPSALAGLSYPLPFGVDTPELVALLRAVTGRFPLAGAAIAGFAPGSPAAAGDDLPAILRIVGALSSAPQATTG from the coding sequence ATGCCGGCGAGATTCATCGTCGTTCCGGTCTGGCAGGGCGGGGGTTCGGCGCGGGCGATGAGTCACGCCGACGGGGCGTCGGCCATCCAGGGCGACCTGCCCGCCTCGGCGACCATCGCGGTCGAGGTGCCCGTCGAGGCGGGCGAGGCGCTCGGCACCGGGGTGCGGCGGTACAGCTCGCTGCGGCGCGTCCGGGAGCGCACCGAGGCGGCGCTGGCCGGCGTCACCGGGCTGGCGATCACGATCGGCGGCGACTGCGCGGCGGCGGTCGCCGCCGTCGCGCACGCCGCACGATCGGGCGACGGCCCGCTCGCGGTGCTCTGGCTCGACGCGCACCCCGACCTGCACACCCCCGAGACCTCGCCGTCGGGCAACTTCGGCGGCATGGCGTTGCGCGCCGTCACGGGCGAGGGCGCCGATGGACTCGCGCTCGGCCCCGATGAGCGCGTGGAACCCGGGCGCATCGTGCTCGGCGGCGCCAGGTCGATCGACGACGAGGAACGGCGCTTCATCGACGAGCACGGCATCGCCGCGCTCACCGTCGGCCAGCTCGGCGACCCCGCCACGGTGATCGCCGCGCTCGAGGCGACCGGAGCGGCCCGGGTGTTCGTGCACGTCGACCTCGACGTGCTCGACCCCTCGGCCCTCGCCGGGCTGTCGTACCCCCTTCCCTTCGGCGTCGACACGCCCGAGCTCGTCGCGCTGCTGCGCGCGGTGACGGGGCGATTCCCGCTCGCGGGGGCCGCGATCGCCGGGTTCGCGCCGGGTTCGCCGGCCGCGGCGGGCGACGATCTGCCCGCGATCCTGCGCATCGTCGGTGCGCTCTCGTCGGCGCCGCAGGCGACGACGGGCTGA
- a CDS encoding PspA/IM30 family protein, with product MAKQSIFGRISQLVRANVNALIDQAEDPQKMLDQMVRDYTNSIADAEAAIAETIGNLRLLEDDHREDVDAAAEWGQKAVAASRKADELRAAGNTVDADKFDNLAKVALGRQIDAEREAKAAEPQIASQTEVVDKLKAGLNGMKEKLEQLKSKRSELIARAKTAQAQQQVHDAVKSVDILDPTSEISRFEDKIRREEAKARGQAELAASSLDAQFNELDDLGELTEVDARLAELKAGNAGQSAIGG from the coding sequence ATGGCAAAGCAGTCCATCTTCGGGCGCATCTCGCAGCTCGTGCGGGCGAACGTGAACGCGCTCATCGATCAGGCCGAGGATCCGCAGAAGATGCTCGACCAGATGGTGCGCGACTACACCAACTCGATCGCCGACGCCGAGGCCGCCATCGCCGAGACGATCGGCAACCTGCGGCTCCTCGAGGACGACCACCGCGAGGACGTCGACGCCGCCGCCGAGTGGGGGCAGAAGGCGGTCGCGGCCAGCCGGAAGGCCGACGAGCTGCGGGCCGCCGGCAACACGGTCGACGCCGACAAGTTCGACAACCTCGCCAAGGTCGCGCTCGGCCGTCAGATCGACGCCGAGCGTGAGGCGAAGGCGGCCGAGCCGCAGATCGCGTCGCAGACCGAGGTCGTCGACAAGCTGAAGGCCGGCCTCAACGGCATGAAGGAGAAGCTCGAGCAGCTGAAGAGCAAGCGCAGCGAGCTCATCGCGCGCGCGAAGACCGCGCAGGCGCAGCAGCAGGTGCACGACGCGGTGAAGTCGGTCGACATCCTCGACCCGACCAGCGAGATCAGCCGCTTCGAGGACAAGATCCGCCGCGAAGAGGCCAAGGCCCGCGGGCAGGCCGAGCTGGCGGCGTCGAGCCTCGATGCGCAGTTCAACGAGCTCGACGACCTCGGCGAGCTCACCGAGGTCGACGCGCGGCTCGCGGAGCTGAAGGCCGGCAACGCGGGCCAGTCCGCGATCGGCGGCTGA
- a CDS encoding TPM domain-containing protein gives MLTVRHRIPVVVALVLGAVLWAGTPAAAEDPVDFGSSPVVDTVGALGDRVDEVEQAIDQAADRSGRQLFVAYVSEFTNPERADQWAADTAISNNMGTEDYLLAVAVDGRAYFLSRDDNASLSAGEIERISQDVIEPHLRDEDWAGAAIAAADAIGGGAGGGFPWGLVWFLLIAAAIVVVVVIVLARRRKRGGSGGGGAGTGAPPVSIEELRRQAGSALVAVDDALRTSEDELGFAVASYGDEATEPFRAALAEAKAKVAEAFTLQQKLDDADPDTDEQRREWYGRIIALAGEADALLDEQADRFDDLRGLEQNAPAELERVRGLAAQQQAALPAIGERLTALGAVYAASALSTVADNPAQAAARVSFALAAVDRAGASLDAGETGPAAVAIRGAEEAVDQAKLLAEAVDRLGADLEQADQAIAAGVADLDADVRTARSLDAANLGSIADATQAEASALGAALAQPGRDPLALGARLKQANDAIDQAIGAARDAAERAARAAAELDRALLSARSQVDAAESYLTARRGAVGPEARTRLAEAARLAALAEQQRAADPAAALQSARRAEQLAAEASRLAQQDVGGFDAGFGGGAQGRSSGGGDMLGAVLGGIVINSVLGGGGGGFGGLGGGGSRRSSGGGFGGFGGGRSTGGFGGGRSTGSFGGSSTRGRRSGGSGGRF, from the coding sequence GTGCTGACGGTTCGACACCGGATTCCGGTCGTGGTGGCACTCGTGCTCGGTGCCGTGCTCTGGGCCGGCACGCCGGCCGCCGCCGAGGATCCGGTCGATTTCGGGTCCTCCCCCGTCGTCGACACCGTCGGCGCGCTCGGCGACCGCGTCGACGAGGTCGAACAGGCCATCGACCAGGCGGCCGACCGCAGCGGGCGCCAGCTGTTCGTCGCGTACGTATCGGAGTTCACGAACCCCGAGCGGGCCGACCAGTGGGCCGCCGACACCGCGATCTCGAACAACATGGGCACCGAGGACTATCTGCTCGCCGTCGCCGTCGACGGTCGCGCGTACTTCCTCTCCCGAGACGACAACGCGTCGCTGTCCGCGGGCGAGATCGAGCGCATCAGCCAGGACGTGATCGAGCCGCACCTGCGCGACGAGGACTGGGCGGGCGCCGCGATCGCGGCGGCCGACGCGATCGGCGGAGGTGCCGGCGGCGGCTTCCCGTGGGGGCTCGTGTGGTTCCTGCTCATCGCCGCGGCGATCGTGGTCGTCGTGGTGATCGTGCTCGCGCGGCGGCGCAAGCGGGGCGGGTCCGGCGGCGGCGGTGCGGGCACCGGGGCTCCCCCGGTGTCGATCGAGGAACTGCGCCGGCAGGCCGGCAGCGCGCTCGTCGCCGTCGACGACGCGCTGCGCACCAGCGAGGACGAACTCGGTTTCGCGGTCGCCTCCTACGGCGACGAGGCCACCGAACCGTTCCGGGCCGCGCTCGCTGAGGCGAAGGCGAAGGTGGCCGAGGCCTTCACGCTCCAGCAGAAGCTCGACGACGCCGACCCCGACACCGACGAGCAGCGCCGCGAGTGGTACGGGCGCATCATCGCCCTCGCCGGCGAGGCCGATGCCCTGCTGGACGAGCAGGCCGACCGGTTCGACGACCTGCGCGGGCTCGAGCAGAACGCGCCGGCCGAGCTCGAGCGCGTGCGGGGGCTCGCCGCACAGCAGCAGGCCGCCCTTCCCGCGATCGGCGAGCGGCTGACCGCGCTCGGCGCCGTGTACGCGGCATCCGCCCTGTCCACCGTGGCCGACAACCCGGCCCAGGCGGCGGCGCGCGTGTCGTTCGCGCTCGCGGCCGTCGACCGCGCCGGGGCCTCGCTCGACGCGGGCGAGACGGGGCCGGCCGCGGTCGCGATCCGCGGCGCGGAGGAGGCGGTCGATCAGGCGAAGCTGCTCGCCGAGGCCGTCGACCGGCTCGGCGCCGACCTGGAGCAGGCCGACCAGGCGATCGCCGCAGGCGTCGCCGACCTCGACGCCGACGTGCGCACCGCCCGGTCGCTCGACGCGGCGAATCTCGGCTCGATCGCCGACGCGACGCAGGCCGAGGCATCCGCGCTCGGCGCCGCCCTGGCGCAGCCGGGCCGCGACCCGCTCGCGCTCGGCGCCCGCCTGAAGCAGGCGAACGACGCGATCGACCAGGCCATCGGCGCCGCCCGCGACGCCGCCGAGCGGGCCGCGCGCGCCGCCGCCGAACTCGACCGCGCCCTGCTCAGCGCCCGCAGCCAGGTCGATGCCGCCGAATCGTATCTGACCGCCCGTCGCGGCGCCGTCGGCCCCGAGGCGCGCACCCGACTCGCCGAAGCGGCGCGCCTGGCCGCACTGGCCGAGCAGCAGCGCGCGGCCGACCCCGCGGCGGCGCTCCAATCGGCGCGTCGGGCCGAGCAGCTGGCCGCCGAGGCGAGCCGGCTCGCCCAGCAGGACGTCGGCGGGTTCGACGCCGGCTTCGGCGGCGGCGCCCAGGGCCGCAGCAGCGGCGGCGGCGACATGCTCGGCGCGGTGCTCGGCGGCATCGTCATCAACTCGGTGCTCGGCGGCGGCGGGGGCGGATTCGGCGGCCTCGGCGGCGGCGGTTCGCGACGCAGCTCGGGGGGCGGCTTCGGCGGATTCGGCGGCGGCCGGTCCACCGGCGGCTTCGGCGGCGGCCGGTCCACCGGCAGCTTCGGCGGCAGCAGCACCCGCGGGCGGCGGAGCGGCGGCAGCGGCGGCAGGTTCTGA
- a CDS encoding SigE family RNA polymerase sigma factor, which yields MSGTWDAIATTLVAERGDALNRYAYLLTGSADDAADLVQEALVRTFGRPRMSLTLPRAEAYVRRAILNLVIDRSRRDGRWRDVRHLVAEPDRADAPDRAVDDRIDVAARVRALSPRQAACVVLRYYDDLPVEQIARTLGISSGAVKRYLSDALRSLSAQFDAADGGTPTGGDHVRS from the coding sequence GTGAGCGGCACCTGGGACGCGATCGCGACGACGCTCGTCGCCGAACGCGGCGACGCGCTGAACCGGTACGCCTACCTGCTCACCGGCAGCGCCGACGACGCCGCCGACCTGGTGCAGGAGGCGCTCGTGCGCACCTTCGGACGACCGCGGATGTCGCTCACGCTGCCGCGCGCCGAGGCGTACGTGCGACGCGCGATCCTGAACCTGGTGATCGACCGCTCGCGGCGCGACGGCCGGTGGCGCGACGTGCGTCACCTGGTCGCCGAGCCCGACCGCGCCGATGCACCGGACCGGGCCGTCGACGACCGCATCGACGTCGCGGCGCGCGTGCGCGCGCTGTCGCCGCGGCAGGCGGCCTGCGTCGTGCTGCGCTACTACGACGACCTGCCGGTCGAGCAGATCGCGCGCACGCTCGGCATCAGCTCGGGCGCGGTGAAGCGGTACCTCAGCGACGCCCTGCGATCGCTCTCCGCCCAGTTCGACGCCGCCGACGGCGGCACGCCCACGGGAGGCGATCATGTCCGATCCTGA
- the argS gene encoding arginine--tRNA ligase yields the protein MTPADLSRALFDLVTASAERRRASGASVSLELAPDQIVLERPKLREHGDWASSIALRIAKQFGTNPRELAGELAEGLAAVEGVASAEVAGPGFINIRLDAAAAGALAKTIVEAGDAYGHGTTQAGRHINLEFVSANPTGPLHIGHTRWAALGDAMSRVLRAAGAEVANEYYINDAGTQMDNFGASVLAAAKGEPTPENGYPGQYVADLAQRVLEREPHLLEFPDEVALHTAKEIAYELQLAEIRASLERFNVHFDVWTSERRLQQRGDDGLSDVDTAVERLRTQGHVFDADGAVWVRTTDFGDDKDRVIRRSNGEYTYFAADAAYYLDKSDRGFTHKIYLLGADHHGYVHRLKALAGAAGDDPERDIEVLIGQLVSINGAKLSKRAGNIIELDDLQAWLGTDALRYTLARYPADSPIAIDPEILQRRTNDNPVFYVQYAHARTAAVDRNAASVGVDRSSFAPELLEHETESALLGALQEFPRIVAQAAELLEPHRVARYIEELAGLYHRWYDNCRVLPLGDEPIGDLQRTRLWLNDATGQVIRNGLDLLGVSAPERM from the coding sequence GTGACTCCAGCCGATCTCTCGCGTGCCCTGTTCGACCTCGTGACCGCCTCGGCGGAGCGGCGTCGCGCGTCCGGGGCATCCGTCTCGCTCGAGCTCGCACCCGACCAGATCGTCCTCGAGCGCCCGAAGCTGCGCGAGCACGGCGACTGGGCCTCGAGCATCGCACTGCGCATCGCGAAGCAGTTCGGCACGAACCCGCGCGAGCTCGCGGGCGAGCTCGCCGAGGGCCTCGCCGCCGTCGAGGGCGTCGCGAGCGCCGAGGTCGCCGGGCCCGGCTTCATCAACATCCGGCTGGATGCCGCGGCCGCGGGTGCGCTCGCGAAGACCATCGTCGAGGCGGGCGACGCGTACGGCCACGGCACCACCCAGGCGGGCCGGCACATCAACCTCGAGTTCGTGTCGGCCAACCCCACCGGCCCGCTGCACATCGGCCACACCCGGTGGGCGGCGCTCGGCGACGCCATGAGCCGTGTGCTCCGCGCGGCGGGCGCCGAGGTCGCGAACGAGTACTACATCAACGACGCCGGCACGCAGATGGACAACTTCGGGGCGTCGGTGCTCGCGGCCGCGAAGGGCGAGCCCACGCCCGAGAACGGCTACCCGGGGCAGTACGTCGCCGACCTCGCGCAGCGCGTGCTCGAGCGCGAGCCGCACCTGCTGGAGTTCCCCGACGAGGTGGCGCTGCACACCGCCAAAGAGATCGCGTACGAGCTGCAGCTCGCCGAGATCCGCGCATCGCTCGAGCGGTTCAACGTGCACTTCGACGTGTGGACGAGCGAACGCCGCCTGCAGCAGCGCGGCGACGACGGCCTCTCCGACGTGGACACCGCGGTCGAACGGCTGCGCACGCAGGGGCACGTGTTCGACGCCGACGGCGCCGTGTGGGTGCGCACGACCGACTTCGGCGACGACAAGGACCGCGTGATCCGTCGCAGCAACGGCGAGTACACGTACTTCGCCGCCGACGCCGCGTACTACCTCGACAAGAGCGACCGCGGGTTCACGCACAAGATCTACCTGCTCGGCGCCGACCACCACGGGTACGTGCACCGGCTGAAGGCGCTCGCGGGCGCCGCCGGAGACGACCCCGAGCGCGACATCGAGGTGCTCATCGGCCAGCTCGTGAGCATCAACGGCGCCAAGCTCTCCAAGCGCGCCGGCAACATCATCGAGCTCGACGACCTGCAGGCCTGGCTCGGCACCGACGCGCTGCGGTACACGCTCGCGCGGTATCCCGCCGACTCGCCGATCGCGATCGACCCCGAGATCCTGCAGCGCCGCACCAACGACAACCCCGTCTTCTACGTGCAGTACGCGCACGCGCGCACCGCCGCCGTCGACCGCAACGCGGCGTCCGTCGGCGTCGACCGCTCGAGCTTCGCCCCCGAGCTGCTCGAGCACGAGACCGAGTCGGCGCTGCTCGGCGCGCTGCAGGAGTTCCCCCGTATCGTGGCCCAGGCCGCCGAGCTGCTCGAGCCGCACCGCGTCGCCCGCTACATCGAAGAGCTCGCGGGCCTCTACCACCGCTGGTACGACAACTGCCGGGTGCTGCCGCTCGGCGACGAGCCGATCGGCGACCTGCAGCGCACCCGGCTCTGGCTGAACGACGCCACCGGTCAGGTCATCCGCAACGGCCTCGACCTGCTCGGCGTCTCCGCTCCCGAGCGGATGTGA
- a CDS encoding iron ABC transporter ATP-binding protein, with amino-acid sequence MFRSARRRLRPPLVVAAAAGAAMLLAGCTPASPTPTGSASATEHPTETTPATGDPTPGETTAPEETSPPFAIGCDELLTPDQVYAFNPNFGAAPGYEPASAGIRAVVDAGGTACGWLNQTSGELIEVAVATPSATAIAAAANGAASRLQAVPTYGTPPDVEGYFGRSGQAGSAQVFSGRYWVVVESDALFEPGDATALVGSVLGNLPAA; translated from the coding sequence ATGTTCCGCTCCGCCCGTCGCCGTCTCCGCCCGCCCCTGGTCGTCGCGGCGGCCGCCGGAGCCGCGATGCTGCTCGCCGGCTGCACGCCCGCGTCGCCGACGCCGACCGGCTCGGCGTCGGCCACGGAGCATCCGACCGAGACGACCCCCGCGACCGGGGACCCGACGCCGGGCGAGACGACCGCGCCCGAAGAGACCTCGCCGCCGTTCGCGATCGGGTGCGACGAGCTGCTCACCCCCGACCAGGTCTACGCGTTCAACCCGAACTTCGGCGCGGCGCCCGGCTACGAACCGGCGTCGGCGGGCATCCGCGCGGTGGTCGACGCCGGCGGCACCGCGTGCGGGTGGCTCAACCAGACCAGCGGCGAGCTCATCGAGGTCGCCGTGGCCACGCCGTCCGCCACCGCGATCGCCGCGGCGGCGAACGGCGCCGCGAGCCGACTGCAGGCGGTGCCCACGTACGGCACGCCGCCCGACGTGGAGGGGTACTTCGGCCGCTCGGGCCAGGCCGGCTCGGCGCAGGTGTTCTCGGGCCGGTACTGGGTCGTCGTCGAGTCGGACGCGCTGTTCGAACCCGGCGATGCGACCGCGCTCGTCGGCTCGGTGCTGGGCAATCTGCCGGCCGCCTGA